One stretch of Bacteroidota bacterium DNA includes these proteins:
- a CDS encoding efflux RND transporter periplasmic adaptor subunit gives MKKITLLIVALSLLGGTTGYYFYSKNGVEEVQFRTEKVSKGDIQVVVTATGTLSAVRTVQVGSQVSGTLQKVNVDFNDKVKQGQIVAQIDPTFLEASVRDAEASLQRTTAQYNEAKRSYERVKTLVDKNLASQADYDAALAQFEANDAARKQSVAQVERAKINLRYATIKSPIDGVIISRAVDVGQTVAASLSAPTLFTIANDLTKMQVQANVDEADIGKVEEEQEVSFTVDAYPEQTFRGKVRQVRLSPKVEQNVVNYTVIIDVPNPDLKLMPGMTATVTIQITKKESVLKIPTVALRFNPPEAYIEQRKDSSQSQNGGDDSARAERRKQWMERMQREGGVPGGSDPQAMQRRMQSRGINRVWIMNERKKLEPVMVRTGISDGTFTEVVRGKIEEGQEIIVGTIAQRSQSQQTNSSPFNQQRQGGGMPRRF, from the coding sequence ATGAAAAAAATAACTCTTCTTATTGTTGCACTATCATTACTCGGCGGAACTACTGGATATTATTTCTATTCTAAGAATGGAGTCGAAGAAGTTCAATTCCGAACCGAAAAAGTTTCGAAAGGAGATATTCAAGTTGTTGTCACTGCTACCGGAACGCTCAGCGCAGTGCGGACAGTGCAAGTCGGTTCGCAGGTTTCGGGAACTCTTCAAAAAGTGAATGTCGATTTCAACGATAAAGTGAAACAGGGACAGATCGTTGCACAGATCGATCCGACATTTTTGGAAGCCAGCGTGCGAGATGCGGAAGCGAGTTTGCAACGGACTACCGCACAATACAATGAAGCGAAACGAAGCTATGAACGGGTCAAAACACTCGTTGATAAAAATCTGGCGTCGCAGGCAGACTACGATGCAGCACTGGCACAGTTCGAAGCAAACGACGCTGCAAGGAAACAATCTGTTGCTCAAGTTGAGCGGGCCAAAATTAATCTTCGCTACGCTACCATCAAATCGCCAATCGATGGAGTCATTATCTCGCGGGCAGTCGATGTCGGCCAGACCGTGGCGGCAAGCCTTTCTGCCCCGACGTTATTCACCATAGCCAATGATTTGACAAAGATGCAGGTTCAGGCAAATGTTGATGAAGCAGATATTGGAAAAGTTGAAGAAGAACAAGAAGTATCCTTTACCGTTGATGCATATCCGGAACAAACATTTCGAGGAAAAGTAAGACAGGTTCGACTTTCGCCAAAAGTAGAACAGAATGTTGTCAATTATACCGTCATCATCGATGTGCCTAATCCGGATTTGAAATTGATGCCAGGAATGACCGCTACTGTCACAATCCAAATAACGAAGAAAGAGTCGGTCCTCAAAATTCCGACTGTTGCCCTACGATTTAATCCACCGGAGGCGTATATCGAACAACGAAAAGACTCCTCCCAATCCCAAAACGGAGGAGATGATTCAGCGCGAGCAGAACGGAGAAAACAGTGGATGGAAAGGATGCAGCGAGAAGGGGGCGTACCTGGTGGATCCGATCCTCAGGCTATGCAGCGCAGAATGCAATCCCGAGGCATCAATCGTGTATGGATAATGAATGAGCGGAAGAAACTTGAACCTGTTATGGTTCGTACCGGCATTTCGGACGGAACGTTTACCGAAGTGGTGCGAGGGAAGATTGAAGAAGGACAAGAGATTATAGTCGGTACAATTGCACAGCGCTCTCAATCACAACAAACGAACTCATCTCCATTCAATCAACAACGCCAAGGCGGCGGCATGCCGCGAAGATTCTAA
- a CDS encoding ABC transporter permease, with the protein MGIFDTFEIALISLTRNKIRSFLTMLGIIIGVGAVIAMMAVGTGAQESIKQQIASLGTNVILIFPGSFNQGGVRAGTGTSASITPDDLIAIQTQCPSVALATPSVRDGAQIVYQEQNWRAGVIGVTPEYFTIRSWPVGSGQYFTDADVRGATKVCVIGQTIADNLFKGGDPIGAIIRIKKMPFKIVGVLSPKGQSAQGSDQDDIIIAPYTTVQKKMTGQTYLGSILASATTEEAMQDAQAQITELLRVRHKLQPWDENDFTVRSQTEIATAAQSTSQVLTILLASIASISLIVGGIGIMNIMLVSVTERTKEIGIRMAIGATGKNILMQFLIEAIVLSLLGGFIGVLLGLLSSNLISVLAGWTTRVSLMSIILAFAFSAAVGIFFGLYPARKAAQLNPIDALRYE; encoded by the coding sequence ATGGGAATTTTCGATACGTTTGAAATTGCGTTGATTTCTCTTACGCGCAACAAGATCCGCTCGTTTCTGACGATGCTTGGAATCATCATTGGTGTCGGCGCAGTGATTGCGATGATGGCCGTGGGGACTGGTGCACAGGAAAGCATAAAACAGCAAATCGCGTCGCTCGGTACAAATGTGATTCTTATTTTTCCCGGATCATTCAATCAAGGAGGCGTGCGTGCAGGAACCGGTACCTCTGCTTCTATAACACCCGATGACCTTATTGCTATTCAAACACAATGTCCTTCCGTAGCGCTGGCAACTCCATCCGTTCGCGATGGCGCACAGATTGTTTATCAGGAACAGAATTGGCGCGCAGGTGTTATTGGTGTAACACCGGAATATTTTACCATTCGAAGCTGGCCGGTCGGCAGTGGACAATACTTTACGGATGCTGATGTTCGCGGCGCAACGAAAGTTTGCGTGATTGGTCAAACCATTGCTGATAATTTATTTAAAGGAGGCGATCCAATTGGTGCAATCATTCGCATAAAAAAAATGCCGTTTAAGATTGTTGGTGTGCTCTCACCCAAAGGGCAATCGGCACAAGGTTCAGATCAGGATGATATTATTATTGCACCATATACTACTGTGCAAAAAAAGATGACAGGACAGACATATCTTGGAAGTATCTTAGCATCTGCTACCACTGAAGAAGCAATGCAAGATGCACAAGCGCAAATCACAGAATTGCTTCGTGTGAGACACAAACTGCAGCCATGGGATGAGAATGATTTTACTGTCCGAAGTCAAACAGAGATCGCCACGGCGGCACAATCCACATCGCAAGTGTTGACGATTTTACTTGCATCCATTGCGTCAATTTCACTTATTGTCGGCGGAATCGGGATCATGAATATCATGCTTGTTTCCGTTACAGAGCGGACAAAAGAGATTGGAATCAGAATGGCAATCGGTGCAACCGGAAAAAATATTCTCATGCAGTTTTTAATTGAAGCAATCGTCTTGAGTCTTCTCGGCGGTTTCATCGGTGTTTTACTTGGTCTTCTTTCTTCCAACCTTATTTCTGTGTTGGCAGGATGGACAACACGTGTCTCTCTCATGTCTATCATTTTAGCGTTTGCATTCTCTGCTGCTGTTGGAATTTTTTTTGGATTATACCCAGCACGAAAAGCGGCACAACTCAATCCTATTGATGCCCTTCGGTACGAATGA
- a CDS encoding diacylglycerol kinase family protein — translation MTSKPHITFILNPVAGRGKAKHIQAALEEMLQHSSLNYEFHLTSGPGDGTTLARASSTSSSIVVAIGGDGTVNEVASGLVGTNAALAVMSEGSGNDFARIVNAPNNPKDLLWLLEHPQFKQFDSGKIRLTHEDGSMSERSFFNSVGLGFDAAVAKKVSSIRWLKGIPLYLTALLQTVAGYKPHYFFVKHRNEIWQKNYFLLCIGNGRWEGGGFMLTPNALPDDGIFEVCGVTGDSILKVLPVLPLVMAGKHLGKKYIETFDATSLVVESNEGFPVHGDGEIFGLKVKKTEISLNPRSLNVVVSHS, via the coding sequence ATGACATCAAAGCCGCATATTACTTTTATTTTAAATCCAGTCGCTGGCCGCGGTAAGGCGAAGCATATTCAAGCTGCGCTGGAAGAGATGCTTCAACATTCGTCATTGAATTATGAGTTTCATCTTACCTCCGGACCGGGTGACGGGACAACGCTTGCAAGAGCTTCAAGCACTTCATCATCGATTGTTGTTGCTATCGGCGGTGATGGAACGGTGAACGAGGTTGCGTCAGGATTAGTCGGAACGAATGCTGCTCTGGCTGTCATGAGCGAAGGATCAGGGAATGATTTTGCACGGATCGTCAATGCCCCGAATAATCCAAAAGATCTATTATGGTTACTCGAACATCCTCAGTTCAAACAATTCGACTCGGGAAAAATCAGGTTAACGCACGAAGACGGATCGATGAGTGAGCGGAGCTTTTTCAATTCAGTCGGACTTGGGTTTGACGCTGCTGTGGCAAAAAAAGTGAGCTCAATCCGTTGGCTCAAGGGAATTCCTCTGTATCTTACAGCATTGCTCCAAACAGTTGCAGGATATAAGCCGCATTATTTTTTTGTGAAGCATCGCAATGAAATATGGCAGAAGAACTATTTTCTGCTCTGTATTGGCAACGGAAGATGGGAAGGGGGTGGATTCATGCTCACACCGAACGCACTTCCCGATGACGGAATTTTTGAAGTGTGCGGAGTGACAGGTGATTCAATTCTTAAAGTACTTCCTGTTTTGCCACTTGTGATGGCGGGAAAGCATCTAGGGAAAAAGTACATTGAAACTTTTGATGCGACCTCACTTGTTGTTGAAAGTAATGAAGGATTTCCGGTTCACGGTGATGGTGAAATTTTCGGCTTAAAAGTAAAAAAGACGGAAATTTCGCTAAATCCGAGATCATTGAATGTTGTCGTATCGCACAGTTGA